In a single window of the Streptococcus ilei genome:
- a CDS encoding YqeG family HAD IIIA-type phosphatase, translating into MSIENYKPDFAVEAAYDLTVADLKKEGIKAVLVDLDNTLIAWNNPDGTPEMRQWLHDLRDGGIRVIVVSNNSPKRVKRAVEKFDIDYEAWSLKPFTFGIDRALKRFHYEKNEVVMVGDQLMTDIRAAHRAGIRSILVKPLVKHDSIKTQINRARERRVMKQMAEKYGPIVYKKGI; encoded by the coding sequence TCACCGTTGCAGACTTGAAAAAAGAGGGCATCAAGGCCGTTCTTGTGGATTTGGATAACACCTTGATTGCTTGGAATAATCCGGATGGAACTCCTGAAATGCGCCAGTGGTTGCATGACCTTCGTGATGGCGGGATTCGGGTCATCGTGGTGTCCAATAATAGTCCTAAACGGGTCAAACGTGCGGTTGAGAAATTTGATATTGACTATGAAGCTTGGTCACTCAAGCCCTTTACCTTTGGGATTGATCGGGCTCTCAAGCGTTTCCACTATGAGAAAAATGAAGTGGTCATGGTGGGGGATCAACTAATGACCGATATTCGGGCTGCTCATCGGGCGGGCATTCGTTCGATTTTGGTCAAGCCCTTGGTCAAGCATGATTCCATCAAGACCCAGATCAACCGAGCGCGTGAACGCCGTGTTATGAAGCAAATGGCCGAAAAATATGGTCCGATTGTATACAAAAAAGGAATTTAA